The Mobula hypostoma chromosome 16, sMobHyp1.1, whole genome shotgun sequence DNA window TTAAAGATGTGGGTTGCAAGTTAAGATTCTGTGGAATCGTATACTCAAACCTTCACCAAATATCAACAAATAACTACCACATGGATTCTTCTATCAAAGGCAAGTTGCTGTTACTTCAAAGACAGCTGCATGGGGATGTCTAACTGGCCACATTTTGTAGTCTATGAATGTTTAAGCAACTATTTGGTGTTCGTTTTTTTTTCAGCGCCCCTGACTTGTAGACCAGACAACTTCAGATGTGGTGATGGCAACTGCATCCATGGTAGCAGACAATGTAATGGGTTTAGAGACTGTCCTGATGGCACTGATGAAATTAACTGCAGGAATGGTAAGTGTGGCAAATTTGACCACAGAATTCAGAGCAgcttaagaccataggacatagaaacaaaattaagccattcagtccatcacacctgctctgccatttgatcattgttgatttattttccctctcaatcccattctcctgtcttctccctctaaccttttGATTAGACcagacagcattttttttttttcaATAGTCTCACTTCGTCAGAATTTTTGtggttatgatagactgcttgaagctgaacacaaataatttcagactacttgtaccacataggaatttggagaaacaagaaattaactttcatAGAATTTAATGTGTTTTAATTGCATCATGGtgtgacactttgcaatagttcaaataAGCTAAAACTATTTTGATTTTAATTTGTGCTCAGTGTCCAAGTCTTCTGGTTTAAGTGTCCAACGATAATCGGCCAGCATTGAtgaattccagttgccctgatactgtttctccatgaccacaatgtccctggtgaaacctttcaccctgTTTGTCGCTGATAGCACCATGATTTgcagggaatgcagaaaatgaatctttagtgacattttgcacttcatggttctatataaagcatgttgtcaaccagctgcatgtagtttgttGCTCtttagttgccaagaaaattttcagcatATTTTTTCAATGCCTTCTGTGTGATTTTTCTCCGATCCTACTAGAAGTTCTGTGAATcatctgtcattgatgacctgtttaatTTGTAGACAAACAAAAATGTATTCCTTAATCTTGGTATCAGTTATTCCAGGACGCCTCTGTCTCAGATACCGAAATTCTTCACCTTTTTGTTCATTGCTTTTGTAGAATTTTTTCATAAGCCCCATTTTTACATGAAGGGGAGGCAAAAAGTATCTTTGAATCTACAATTGGCTTGTGTGCAATACTTTCCAGCCCTGGAACCAACTGCCAATCATTTTTAATGTAATGAGATTCTTTAGCAGGGCTATCACATTTACAAATGAAGCAACAGCACTTAGTGCATCTGAGTTGCATTCCTAGTAACAATGCTACTACTTTCAGATGTTCCAGTTGTAGTTGCTGTACCGTGTGTGTTTCAACAAGACTTACAAATTTCAGTAGTTTTCTTTCATTTGTACGGCGTTGCCGATTGGTattgaagggtggacattgcTGTTGTGTAGCAGAAAAGCTTTCAGGCTTAACACTGAAGAATCAATAAAAAGACACCATTGTTGTGGGTtatgctggcaatccaaagcaTGTCCAGGCAAGCCCAGACAAGATGGGGAAACTTCTCAGCTTGCAttttgggcaacattttaattgacttgaattatgaattgaaataacatatGTAGgcaattccaaaaaaaaatggtattacaggaattttcatgatcagcagcccaaaatccataagatacactaAAAAGTATTCTGGAAGCAAAGTCTTTGTTGTCTACTATTATCCCTTGTCATCAAGAacttgtcaacctctgctttaaatatgcccaatgaattggcctccacaaccatgtgTAGCAATgagttcctcagattcaccaccctcttgctaaagaaaatcctctgtTCATCCTTCAATTcggaggctgtcccctctggtgcTAGACCTTCTCTCACGATTGGAaaccattctctccacatctgctccgGGCATCTCAATGTTCAGTAATTCAGTATATCTCAATGAGATTctcttcttctctcccccccccccaaaaccattcttctaaactccagttaaacaggcccagagctatcaaacacattaacccttttaattctggaaacattcttgtaaacATGCTCCAGTCCCTCACCAATGCCAGTGCATCCTTGCATATGAATACCAAAAtggctcacagtactccaaatgtggtctgaccaatgccttaaagtctTGGCGTTGCATCCTTTCATTTattttctagtccccttgaaatgaatgttaacattgcaattGTTTTCCTTactacaaactcaacctgcaagctaaccttggGAAATCCTCCATGAGGACGCCTAAGACCCTTGGCACCTTTGCTTTCTGAAAtcactccctgtttagaaagtgGTCAACGTCTTTATTCCATTGGCCATAGTGCACAACGGTATACTTCTTTACACAGTGTTCtgcctgcctcttctttgcctcttctcctaaGCTGTCCCAAGTCCTTCTACTGACTCCCTCCTTTCTAaaccctacctgcccctccaattaACTTTGTAATCATCTGcacacttggccacaaagccattaatactgtcatccagatcactgacatgTAATATGAAACATAATagacccaacaccaactcctgcagaacaccactactcactggcagccaaccagaaaaatgccccctttattcccactctttgctaatcagccaatctgctgtccatgctagaacctttcctgtaataacagACTCTTATCTTGGTCAGCAGCCTCAGTGCAACACCTCATCGAAGGCTTTTTGAAAATGTAAGTGAACAGTGTCCACTGACTCCCCTTTGCTCTGCCTTATATCCACCATTGCAGTTTCAGATTGTTCTGGGCCAACTAACTTCAAGTGCTACAGTGGGGAATGCATTGACATGACTCAAGTCTGTAATCAGCAGCAGAATTGCATGGACTGGAGTGACGAACCCCTCAAAGAATGTGGTAAGTTATTCCCAGAGTTGTAATGGATGTAGCTGATTCCTGCTCAAAACCTGGCAGGGCTAACCTTGCACTGTGTTTTCATCCTTCCGTTTACCTGTATAGCAGATCTTTGCCATGAATTGCATTAGGTTCCCATGTTTTTTCAAGCTGGGCAAAGTACAGTTTGCAGCACAGTTCCATAAGTCAACTTCTCTTGCGGCAGCTACGAAGTGACAAATACATAAACAAGTGACTGAAGCCTGAGTCAGAAAGTCTTTCCAGAAGCACCACGTCCTGGAAACTAGTCCACAAGCTCAAGCTGTACATTTTGCCTGTTACTATTTCAATAAACATTTTATGGGAAACATAAATACCAAAGGATTCTGCTTGTACTTTGTACCACGAACTTTGTGATTGCCATATTTTTGGCAATCATGTCGTATGTCAGAATATATTGCATGTGACAGTTTCACTTCACTGATCAATGTTTGGAAGTTTGAttcttttaactattttaaaagcACTATAAACTTCCAGCAACCTGAGCTGATTTAACCTGGTGTATGTTAATGACTTCAATGTTAACACCATCACCTCTTAAACTAACATACTTTTCAATCGCATGTTGATGTTTTCTTGGGGCAAGAATGGCTGCTAAAATGGTGCATTTCATATTTTTGTCTAGGTTTGAATGAATGCTTGGTGAACAATGGTGGTTGCTCCCATATCTGCAGGGATCTTGTCATTGGCTATGAATGTGATTGCCCTGCTGGGTTTATGTTGGTTGACCAAAAGACGTGTGGCGGTAAGTGACTACTATTTTAGCAATAAGATTTctgcacttaaaaaaaaaaactGTTATTGACTCTTGTACTCCTGCTTGACTCCCTACAGATGTTGATGAATGCCAGAACCCTGGTATTTGCAGTCAAATTTGCATTAATTTGAAAGGAGGCTATAAATGTGAATGTTACAATGGGTATCAAATGGATCCCGCCAATGGTGTTTGCAAGGCAATAGGTAAGCATGGTTCTTATTTGAGGCCAGTTTCATCTAAATAACATGGTCTTTGTTGGAGATGGTCTAAGGTCTTAACCCAGACCTCACTATTTTAATGAAGTGCTGGACAGCCTGTTCTAGATAACCAAAGTTTAAGCTGACTTTTACACTAAAGGTGCTAATAAACTGATCAGCACTACATGCATATAGCTGTGTTTTGGCAAAATTCAATAGCATGAAGCTGTAGCCAATACATTAGTCTGATTttcatcctttttttaaaaaaaagagtaatggTGAAAACTACCCTTGCAGGATGTAATTGAAATTACTTTAGCACTTCTGTTGCTAACATGTATTCGATGACTTCTTTACCTGTTTTTCCTTTGTTTCTATTCCCTTTGGATGTTAAAGTGCAACTTTTGGCATGTTACTGATTGCAAACTACGTCAAACCTAGGTAAAGAGCCTCATCTAATGTTCACTAATCGCCGTGATATCAGGCGAATAGGATTGGAGCACAAAGAATATACCCAAGCTGTTGAACAGCTGAGAAATGCAATAGCATTGGATGCTGATATGGCAGAGCAGAGAATCTTCTGGGCTGACTTGGGCCGGCGGGCCATCTTCAGGCAAGTTTCAATGCATTAAACCAGTGGTCAACTTGACATAACCTCTACACTCTTATCAACATGGCCACGAAGTATTGAAGCAGTAGTTCATTTGCTCTTTTCAAATGTCTCTAGAGCCGATGGCTTTTTAAAATTAGTAGATCAATTTCTAAATTGAAGATTTCATCTACTCTCTGGGTGGCCATCTGGTGTAGCTTATTGTAACGTAAAAGATGAGGGCATAAATGAGTTGAATGGATATGGGAGTGAGATGCACTGAAGGTGACTGAATACTATACAATAGAGTAATGCTAGTGTGGTGCTATTACAGCTTCGGGCATCAGAGTTTGGCATTTAATCCCAGCGTTCTTCGTAAGGAGTGCCTGTGTGTCCTCCGCGTGGGTGTGTGTGTTTTccccggatgctctggttttcctCAGTaaaaagatgtaccggttagattaattggtcattgtaaattgtcccaagattgggttaggattaaatctgagttgttgggagttgctgggcagtgtggctcaaaggatcTATCCTGCACTGTATCTTTAAACAAAATATAATAAAACATCAGATGAAAGTAGCTTGTAttcttaaaaaatatatatatatatatttgggcAGTTTGGGTTATACATTGTACTTCAGTATTAGAATTGTTACTTCAGTGAGGACTTTTAGCAGCAGGTTTTGTAATCCTCTGTGAACCTCTTGAATAACAGAACCACAGCAAGTATTAATAGCATAGGAGTCTTATGGGGTTCTATAGCAATAAAATGTGAAATAATCCAGGTATTGTTGATCTGCGGTAGAGACTTGTGGTTTAACATGTGCCTGGTCTGATAGACAGATGCAAATCTCCCAACTAGTGAATCTGAGTAATAAACTGCATGACCAAAGATCAATATTTAAGGATGAAAATGACTCCAGACCAGCTAATGGTTGATTCCTGATGTCCTGTATCAGCTTGTTTGATCAACTGAGAACAGCAGCAATTGCTGGCTAGGGCAATGCTGCCTCTCAGTGAATCTGGGGGAAATGTTCTCCAGTTTCAGAGCAGTCAACTTGATGAACAGACTAATTTAAACCAGTTTTAGCTTGATACTTTGTGCTCGGCTGAATTACCCCAATTTGTCTTTCAGCACTTTGGTGGACCAACAGACGTCATCTGGCCATTCCAGAGTTGTCAGTGATGTGCAAATTCCTGTGGGAATTGCTGTTGACTGGATTTACAAGAACATCTACTGGACTGATCTGGGTTTCAAAACATTATCTGTGGCAAACTTTGATGGGACCAAAAAGATAACCCTCTTTAACACGGATCTAAGGGAACCAGCTTCAATAGCTGTCGATCCCCTCTCTGGGTATTTAATTCTATATTCTTCTGCAGAACTTACTGTAATGAACTCTGGCTATGAACTGGGTTGAATTAAAACCAGCACTAGCATGAATATGGCAAGTTTTGCATTTGGACCAAAGCTATGGCTGCCATTAATCTAATGATTTCTAAAATTTTCTCTGCAGGTTTGTCTATTGGTCAGATTGGGGTGAACCAGCAAAGATAGAGAAAGCTGGAATGAATGGTGTTGACCGCCAGCTCTTGGTTAGCAGAGATATTCAGTGGCCAAATGGAATTGCAATCGGTATGTATTGAAACTTTCCCCTCTACTTTTTGCACTCTGGCCTAGCCTGACTTTCCTTGTTTGTTTGCAGATCTTGTGAAAAAACGCCTCTATTGGGTTGATTCAAAAATGCACACGTTATCCAGTGTGGACCTGAGTGGACAGGACAGAAGGAGAGTGCTTTTGTCAGCAGAATTTCTCGCTCATCCATTTGCTGTTGCTGTATTTGAAGTAAGATTTCCTAGTGTTTTTAAAGGGCAAAGTTAATCTTGGAAATGTGTGTCAAAACAATCATATAATGTTGAAAGAGTCCTCCTTTAAAGATGGAGGCAGCATTGTAAATTGTGCCTTTCAATGCTGCTTGAATTTCTTTATGTAATTAGCAGTTTGCTTAGCTCTGGAGGTTGGTCATATCAGGATGTGTAACTTGACCATTTCCAGGGATTGTTTGGATGCAATAGCTGAAGCAATGACATTCCTTTCAGGATCGCGTGTTCTGGACTGATGGAGAGAATGAAGCTATCTATGCGGCCAACAAGTTTACAGGAATAGATGTGGTCCTGTTGGCCTCAAACCTCAATGAACCTCAAGATATCATAGTCTATCATGAACTTGTGCAGCCTTCAGGTATGAATTTAGTATAGTTCCTTTACCTTTGCACAGCACTTTAGTACATTGTAACAAATTCTAGGCATTGTAATGCACTTTATCTGTGGAACACAACTGTTACAAATTACTTGTTCAATTCTGGTCTTTAGACACCACCCACTCTACTGGTTACTTAACGACATCTAATACTGTAGAAAACTAATCTAAGCCAATAGCTTACATGACATGCAGAAGTTTTAGCATATTAGATTCCTGATTGAACATAAAACTTTATTGAATAGAGTTTTAGTCGGTGCTGGTATGTTTGACATTTGGTTTTTAGACCGTTATCTCCAATGACAGAACTTGATTTTCAGGAAGAAACTGGTGCAGTGGGCAACTGAAGAATGGCGGGTGTGAATACATGTGTCTGCCTGCTCCTCAAATCAATAGTCACTCAGCAAAATACACGTGCATGTGTCCGAATGGAATGGAGCTAGCTCAAAATGGCCGCCAGTGCAGGATGGGTATGTATACCTTGAGGCAAATCATTCTTTCCATTAATCTTGGTCTAGAAGGACCTGACACTTCACTCCTTTGGCTCCTGTTTGAGCAGGATTAGATGTACCAAGTCCAAAGGCGTGTGGTTAGATGTTCTGTGGCCTTGCATatagcaacccaggttcagtcctaACCTGTGTGGTGTTTACAAGTGTCGGGGACTGTAATGGATCTCGGTGTTTGTCTGTTTGCACCTCAAAGACTTGCAGGTCTGCAAATTCACCTTGACcgaggactaggatcttggcaattgaTAGGTATGTCAGAATGGGTTACTAGAAAAATTGGGAATGAGGCTGAGTTCACAGACTTGATGTTCTAAAATGATTTGTCAGAAATGCCTGAATGGTTGGCAGGTTAGTGTTTAAAAGCCTCAAAGCCACTCCCTGATTTTATTTGAAATGTGCTTAAGCTTTGGACTGGTCCTCTTCTTAGTCCCTTAGTTCCTAGTGGGGCATAGACCATTGatgacctcctgtctccatcGTCCAGAGTCGATGGTATGGCTGGCATTCATCAATGCTTCTATAATCCATTGTAGCCACAGTACAGGTGATACCAGAGCTCTGTTGGCCGGCCTACCCATTTCCAACTCTCTCAGTGGGATGGTAGGGTTGTACTTTGAGAGATGGACTAGTCCAATACCAGATTACTTTGAGGGCAGATAATCTATTTTGACATCCTTTAATGTTCAATTGGATTCACCTGGAACTGATTCATAACTTTGggttgggagagagaggtgaaAATGGTGCACGTGATGCAGCTTTGATAGCTATTAACTTCCACATTCTAACACTGCTTTACTGAAGTGTCATATTCTTGAGTGTGTTTGAAATTGTACTTTTCTTAAAGGAACTGCAACTACTGGACATGCTCACTTACTGCCTTCTGCATCTCAAGCACTTTATGCTCCCCACATAACAATGCCAACTCCCTTGCCTGGCTCTAAAGGTAATTTAACTTTTGTGGTTCACTTGAAAACCAGATTTAATTTGTCTGTTCTGTTCGTCTGCAAATTGATCCCGTTATCACTATTCACTTCAAGCAGAAATGCGGGCAGCACAACTAAGTCTATTCCAATCTTGTTTCTGAATGCTAACTTAAAGATGTTGCACATAAATCTGTGTTGAAGTTCCTAACTCTGGAATGCGTGGATGTAACAGATCTGGTCCATATCACTTCCACCCTGCAAGAGACTTCAAATAATACATAACTTCTGAAGTTGAGGCAGTTACAACTGACTTGAGTCTTTTGAATTCTGCAATGCCAATAAGTTTTCGTTTGGATTTGATCCTAGAATGAGCTTTAGTTGACCTGAATTGATCTTTGCATTTTCAGATAAAAATTCAAGCATTCAACTTCAACTGAACCAGTTTGGGAAAGGATCAACAGCTGTTTGGATTATCCTTCCCATCGGTAAGTATCAGCTTTGGAGCTTGGATGGAGCATAACATGAAAACAATTATCCTCACAGTGCCCTGATGTGTTTCCTCCTCCCTAGACTTCAGCTTCTAACCCTGAGATTATTAAATAGTTTCTGCATGTCAGGGCAGGCAGTGTTTAACTTGAATGGTAGTATAGTCTGGTTTATTGGTCTGACTTTTAAACTGGTGACTTTGGGACACTTCAATTGTAGTGCTTCTGGCAATCACTGGCTTGGCTGTTATCATTGGACTACGCAACTGGCAAAACAGGAACACCAAaagtatgaactttgataatccAGTCTACTTGAAAACCACTGAAGATGATTTGAACATTGACCTCAACAGGCAAAGTCAGTCAGTTGGCCATACCTATCCTGCAGTAAGTACATTTTTCTCCTCTTCATAAAAGGGACTTCAATCAGtctaaactttttttttaagaaaccccctattttacattttaaaataacTTGGTCTGATCTTATAACCTGGTTAGTGATGGCAACTTTCAACCCGTTACTCTTCTAGGAATTTTGTGGATTAAATGAGCACAAGTTCTAAACTGCAATCTTTCACTTTTTAGATTTCAATTGTCAAGACAGAAGATGATACAGCCTAATCTTCAAGATTATTTTAATTGCTTCAACCAGCTGCCAGCTCAGTGACATAGTAGTTTGCAGACAAGTGTTTTCTACATGTAAATATTTATTTAAGGTAAAATGTCACTGATTTGGTACCATTCCTCAATCTTGAGGTATTTAGATTAACTATGCAAGCTCTGGTACAAGGCCATGAAAATGCAGATAATCTAAATAAATTGTATAACTGTAAATAAGTGAGCCATTTAAAAGCTCTGTAAATAACAAATATCAGTAACACTTTTTCCAAATGGTTGAAAGACAAGACTGACAACTGCCAAGGATTTGTATTAATTTTTATGTGCCAAATGTAATTTTTTGCCTGATTGTTTACAGATTTACCCATGTTTGGGAAAGCAATACTAATGTATAATAAATTTCAtaattgcatttgacttccagCAGTTGTATTTTCCACTTGCAAATGGTTAGGTTGAAACAGTTATCCCAATATCAGTTTCTGTATGGAAACTGCAGTGGCTTCCCTAACCCTAATCATCCAATTTGTCCTGCCCATGCCTAATTGTCGTAGCTCTGCTTGACATTGGTTATAGTCTGGAGCAGTGATCAAGGGATATATAACTGGTACATACTTAAATTGATCTACTTCATGGCCATGTTTCTGTTCACAAGACACAATGGTTCTTTTGATCAAGGTCTACTGTTTTCACCTTGTACCATCTTTGCCTGCCCTTCAAGCAGGACTAAGTGCGAGCTGCTTATTCATTGATGGCAAAATAGTTAACTGTTTATACAAATTCCTTTGGTTTAGTTGTCCTTCTGTAATAGGCTTTGTACTTCAGTCATTGTGGTGTTCTCCTGTTGCCCAGTGACTTCATATGTTCCACTTAACCACTAAGCAAATTGATGCTAGTTTAAGTATGTACAACAGTGATCTTGCTCTTTAATGCTATTAAAACAATTTTCCCCTCATCTTGCTACTTGGGCAGTATTTAACCTGAAGTCTTGCACATCAAGAACTTGTACCAGTTCAGTAATCATAACTACAGTGTAAAACCttggctgtgttttttttttaaatttctaaagCAGCCTACTAGAACACTGTTTTGGTTCTGGACTATTTCAGGACCTGTTAAGGCTGGTATGTACACTTTTGTATGTCAATGAAACAGCACATTTCCTCAACTTGTGTGGTATCTCTTGATGTCTAGTTAAGTACAAACTAGGCAAGAGCAGTTGTAGCTAAAATTGGTAGTTGCAACACTGCTTGGCTGCTATAAATGTTTTGGTTAGACAAAACTCACATTTGAGTAGAGAGGGGTTTAATTTGAGAATATAGCAAGTTCAAAGAAGACCTGTGGGA harbors:
- the vldlr gene encoding very low-density lipoprotein receptor isoform X2 encodes the protein MIPVRVALLLLAACSYRCRQVSGSKVSCEASQFQCRNGRCIPMVWKCDGDDDCSDGSDESSCAKKTCGSSDFTCRDGHCVPGRWQCDGDADCEDGSDESPEVCHMRTCHVNEISCNPGSTQCIPVSWRCDGEQDCDNGGDEESCGALTCSVQEFTCSSGRCISQTFVCNGEDDCGDGSDERGCAPPTCGSHEFQCNSSECIPLQWVCDSDVDCADHSDESTERCGRTVPPLVKCSAAELQCDSGECVHRRWYCDGDADCRDASDEINCPPLTCRPDNFRCGDGNCIHGSRQCNGFRDCPDGTDEINCRNVSDCSGPTNFKCYSGECIDMTQVCNQQQNCMDWSDEPLKECGLNECLVNNGGCSHICRDLVIGYECDCPAGFMLVDQKTCGDVDECQNPGICSQICINLKGGYKCECYNGYQMDPANGVCKAIGKEPHLMFTNRRDIRRIGLEHKEYTQAVEQLRNAIALDADMAEQRIFWADLGRRAIFSTLVDQQTSSGHSRVVSDVQIPVGIAVDWIYKNIYWTDLGFKTLSVANFDGTKKITLFNTDLREPASIAVDPLSGFVYWSDWGEPAKIEKAGMNGVDRQLLVSRDIQWPNGIAIDLVKKRLYWVDSKMHTLSSVDLSGQDRRRVLLSAEFLAHPFAVAVFEDRVFWTDGENEAIYAANKFTGIDVVLLASNLNEPQDIIVYHELVQPSGRNWCSGQLKNGGCEYMCLPAPQINSHSAKYTCMCPNGMELAQNGRQCRMDKNSSIQLQLNQFGKGSTAVWIILPIVLLAITGLAVIIGLRNWQNRNTKSMNFDNPVYLKTTEDDLNIDLNRQSQSVGHTYPAISIVKTEDDTA
- the vldlr gene encoding very low-density lipoprotein receptor isoform X1, which codes for MIPVRVALLLLAACSYRCRQVSGSKVSCEASQFQCRNGRCIPMVWKCDGDDDCSDGSDESSCAKKTCGSSDFTCRDGHCVPGRWQCDGDADCEDGSDESPEVCHMRTCHVNEISCNPGSTQCIPVSWRCDGEQDCDNGGDEESCGALTCSVQEFTCSSGRCISQTFVCNGEDDCGDGSDERGCAPPTCGSHEFQCNSSECIPLQWVCDSDVDCADHSDESTERCGRTVPPLVKCSAAELQCDSGECVHRRWYCDGDADCRDASDEINCPPLTCRPDNFRCGDGNCIHGSRQCNGFRDCPDGTDEINCRNVSDCSGPTNFKCYSGECIDMTQVCNQQQNCMDWSDEPLKECGLNECLVNNGGCSHICRDLVIGYECDCPAGFMLVDQKTCGDVDECQNPGICSQICINLKGGYKCECYNGYQMDPANGVCKAIGKEPHLMFTNRRDIRRIGLEHKEYTQAVEQLRNAIALDADMAEQRIFWADLGRRAIFSTLVDQQTSSGHSRVVSDVQIPVGIAVDWIYKNIYWTDLGFKTLSVANFDGTKKITLFNTDLREPASIAVDPLSGFVYWSDWGEPAKIEKAGMNGVDRQLLVSRDIQWPNGIAIDLVKKRLYWVDSKMHTLSSVDLSGQDRRRVLLSAEFLAHPFAVAVFEDRVFWTDGENEAIYAANKFTGIDVVLLASNLNEPQDIIVYHELVQPSGRNWCSGQLKNGGCEYMCLPAPQINSHSAKYTCMCPNGMELAQNGRQCRMGTATTGHAHLLPSASQALYAPHITMPTPLPGSKDKNSSIQLQLNQFGKGSTAVWIILPIVLLAITGLAVIIGLRNWQNRNTKSMNFDNPVYLKTTEDDLNIDLNRQSQSVGHTYPAISIVKTEDDTA